One stretch of Oceanipulchritudo coccoides DNA includes these proteins:
- a CDS encoding LacI family DNA-binding transcriptional regulator: MPKRISLQQIADKVGVSKMTVSLALREHPRIPRATQERVKKVAGELGYKPNPEVAQLMSAIRKDTSDDQGLPLAYVTTGENRSFWRNSPTELAYWDGASARAKTYGYYLEEHWMDEPRMTERRLSDILWNRGVKGIIVPPMVRTLTGKIRHVKLAFNWQKFAAVTIGDMLTSPELNRVIHDHYASILTAMDKLIELGYRRIGLCLTEHMDLTVNQRWQAGYRVYRANHPIERIEPLIVRDLSASAIQEWIDNNQLDAIIGAELRMPRFFQEMGLQMGKDLAYADLDLDIDNPSHRHISGIVQNSGMLGMAAVDLVVSSLNRNQLGAPEVPFVMQVEGTWKLGPSTPKRKKPNTRRKPASRSKK, translated from the coding sequence ATGCCAAAACGTATCAGCCTGCAACAGATCGCCGATAAAGTCGGTGTATCGAAGATGACCGTGTCGCTTGCCCTTCGCGAGCATCCAAGGATTCCACGTGCGACGCAGGAACGGGTAAAGAAAGTTGCGGGGGAGCTGGGCTACAAGCCGAACCCGGAAGTGGCACAACTGATGAGCGCGATCCGCAAGGACACCTCGGATGACCAGGGCTTGCCGTTGGCTTACGTGACGACCGGGGAGAATCGGAGTTTCTGGCGCAATTCACCGACTGAACTGGCGTATTGGGACGGGGCCTCAGCCCGGGCTAAGACCTACGGCTATTACCTCGAGGAGCACTGGATGGACGAACCGCGGATGACGGAGCGGCGGCTGAGTGACATTTTGTGGAACCGTGGAGTAAAGGGAATCATTGTGCCTCCGATGGTGCGGACATTAACGGGTAAGATCAGGCATGTGAAGCTCGCCTTCAACTGGCAGAAGTTTGCCGCAGTGACGATTGGGGACATGCTTACCTCGCCCGAATTGAACAGGGTGATCCACGACCACTACGCATCCATTCTAACCGCGATGGACAAGTTGATCGAGCTGGGTTACCGACGCATCGGCCTGTGCCTGACCGAGCACATGGACTTGACGGTTAATCAACGCTGGCAGGCCGGTTACCGGGTCTACCGGGCCAACCATCCAATTGAGCGGATTGAGCCCCTTATCGTTCGCGACCTCTCGGCCTCTGCCATTCAGGAATGGATCGATAACAATCAGCTCGATGCGATCATCGGCGCGGAATTGCGCATGCCGCGGTTCTTTCAAGAGATGGGATTGCAGATGGGCAAGGATCTCGCCTATGCGGATCTTGATCTGGATATTGATAATCCCAGTCACCGCCATATCAGCGGGATTGTACAGAATTCCGGCATGCTCGGCATGGCCGCCGTCGACCTTGTGGTTTCCAGCCTCAACCGCAACCAGCTCGGCGCACCCGAGGTCCCCTTCGTCATGCAGGTCGAGGGAACCTGGAAGCTGGGCCCCTCGACCCCAAAAAGAAAAAAACCGAACACGCGGCGTAAACCTGCCAGTAGGTCAAAAAAGTAG